The following are encoded together in the Streptomyces tsukubensis genome:
- the uriH gene encoding uridine-preferring nucleoside hydrolase UriH codes for MTRKIILDCDPGHDDAIAMLLAHGNPDVELVAVTTVVGNQTLEKVTRNALSVARIAGITGVPFAAGCPRPLVREVENALEIHGESGLDGPRLPEPELALDRRHAVDLIIDTVMAHEPGEITIVPTAGLTNIALAARKEPRIVSRVREVVLMGGGYHQGNWSAVAEFNIIIDPEAAHIVFNESWPLTMVGLDLTHQALATTEVTERIAALGTGPARFVNELLDFFGATYRESQGFEHPPVHDPCAVAYVIDPGVMTVRRAPVDIELTGTLTRGMTVADFRAPAPDDCHTQVAVDLDHQRFWDLVVDALERIGEGGRVGDDDAGEALA; via the coding sequence CTTCTGGCGCACGGGAATCCCGACGTCGAGCTGGTCGCGGTCACCACCGTGGTCGGCAACCAGACGCTGGAGAAGGTGACGAGGAACGCGCTCTCCGTCGCGCGGATCGCCGGCATCACCGGCGTACCGTTCGCCGCCGGCTGCCCCCGGCCGCTGGTGCGCGAGGTGGAGAACGCCCTGGAGATCCACGGCGAATCCGGACTCGACGGCCCGCGGCTCCCCGAGCCGGAGCTCGCACTCGACCGTCGGCACGCCGTGGACCTGATCATCGACACGGTCATGGCGCACGAGCCCGGCGAGATCACGATCGTCCCCACCGCGGGGCTCACCAACATCGCCCTCGCCGCGCGCAAGGAGCCCCGCATCGTCTCCCGCGTACGGGAGGTCGTTCTCATGGGCGGCGGCTACCACCAGGGCAACTGGAGCGCGGTCGCCGAGTTCAACATCATCATCGACCCGGAAGCCGCTCACATCGTCTTCAACGAGAGCTGGCCGCTCACCATGGTCGGCCTCGACCTGACACACCAGGCCCTGGCGACGACCGAGGTGACCGAGCGGATCGCCGCGCTGGGCACCGGGCCCGCCCGCTTCGTGAACGAACTGCTCGACTTCTTCGGCGCGACCTACCGCGAGTCCCAGGGCTTCGAGCATCCGCCGGTGCACGACCCCTGCGCCGTCGCGTACGTCATCGACCCCGGCGTCATGACCGTACGCAGGGCCCCGGTCGACATCGAGCTGACCGGCACGCTGACCAGGGGCATGACCGTCGCGGACTTCCGTGCCCCCGCGCCCGACGACTGTCACACCCAGGTCGCCGTCGACCTCGACCACCAGCGCTTCTGGGATCTCGTCGTGGACGCTCTGGAACGCATCGGCGAAGGCGGTCGGGTGGGCGACGACGACGCCGGCGAGGCCCTCGCGTGA
- the uriT gene encoding uridine transporter UriT, with translation MNVSTAGASRAGGGQLTGGRPVRVGVLVLALLVACFAFQLNASMLSPALTSIQHSLHASSSEVGLTQTAFFTSAALFSLFLPRLGDLIGRRRVLVAMLALMVIGCVVSALATNVPMLFAGRIIQGASGPTVPLCLIMLRVAVTEPKRYGTLLGVITAVNGGIAGVDSLAGGYLADHFGFGSVFWTMAVVAALAAVLVATLTPESNAATTGRMDWPGVVLLVVSVGTMLTALNEAGKLGAANWLLFAVLVVVSAVAFALFWRTERASHQPLVAIHHLKQRATWALLLCTVLTMTGVFAVMNGLIPAFAQDARAGLGMSAEQSAWWTLTPYALAGLAMGPIAGRLSATFGYGKVLRCGLIGSAASIVLMIVTLHGHSRPLLLVCSLLVGITYAGVGNIVLNGLGIVLSPGDNPGYLPGLNAGAFNLGSGLSFAVLYAVQTAAQPSDGSSVTGYTSGMIAGVVLIALAFVGSFLIPKPAEAEARA, from the coding sequence GTGAACGTCTCCACGGCCGGCGCGTCCCGCGCGGGCGGGGGACAGCTCACCGGCGGCCGCCCGGTACGCGTCGGCGTGCTGGTCCTCGCCCTGCTCGTGGCCTGCTTCGCGTTCCAGCTCAACGCGAGCATGCTCAGTCCCGCACTGACCAGCATCCAGCACTCGCTCCACGCCAGCTCCTCCGAAGTGGGGCTGACGCAGACGGCGTTCTTCACCTCGGCGGCGCTCTTCTCGCTCTTCCTCCCCCGGCTCGGCGACCTGATCGGCCGCCGCAGGGTCCTGGTCGCGATGCTCGCCCTCATGGTGATCGGCTGCGTGGTCTCCGCGCTGGCGACGAACGTGCCGATGCTCTTCGCAGGCCGGATCATCCAGGGCGCGTCGGGCCCCACCGTCCCGCTCTGCCTGATCATGCTGCGGGTCGCGGTCACCGAGCCCAAGAGGTACGGGACGCTGCTGGGCGTCATCACCGCCGTCAACGGTGGCATCGCCGGCGTCGACTCCCTGGCCGGCGGTTACCTCGCCGACCACTTCGGCTTCGGTTCCGTCTTCTGGACGATGGCCGTCGTGGCCGCGCTCGCGGCCGTCCTGGTCGCCACCCTCACCCCCGAGTCGAACGCGGCCACGACCGGTCGCATGGACTGGCCGGGCGTGGTCCTCCTGGTCGTCTCGGTCGGCACGATGCTCACCGCCCTCAACGAGGCGGGCAAGCTGGGAGCGGCGAACTGGCTGCTCTTCGCGGTGCTTGTGGTCGTCTCGGCCGTCGCGTTCGCGCTGTTCTGGCGGACGGAGCGGGCCAGCCACCAGCCACTCGTCGCCATCCACCACCTCAAGCAGCGGGCGACCTGGGCGCTGCTGCTGTGCACCGTCCTGACGATGACCGGTGTCTTCGCCGTCATGAACGGGCTGATCCCCGCGTTCGCACAGGACGCGCGGGCCGGCCTCGGCATGTCGGCGGAACAGTCGGCGTGGTGGACCCTCACTCCGTACGCGCTAGCCGGGCTCGCCATGGGCCCCATCGCGGGCCGCCTCTCGGCGACCTTCGGCTACGGCAAGGTCCTGCGCTGCGGGCTCATCGGCTCCGCCGCGTCGATCGTGCTGATGATCGTCACCCTGCACGGCCACTCGCGCCCGCTGCTGCTTGTGTGCTCACTGCTCGTCGGCATCACCTACGCGGGCGTGGGCAACATCGTCCTCAACGGACTCGGCATCGTACTGTCGCCCGGCGACAACCCCGGCTACCTGCCGGGCCTGAACGCGGGCGCCTTCAACCTGGGCTCCGGGCTCAGCTTCGCGGTGCTGTACGCCGTACAGACGGCGGCCCAGCCGTCGGACGGGTCGTCCGTCACGGGATACACCTCGGGCATGATCGCCGGTGTTGTCCTCATCGCGCTCGCCTTCGTGGGCTCCTTCCTCATCCCGAAACCGGCGGAGGCGGAGGCGCGCGCCTGA
- a CDS encoding TetR/AcrR family transcriptional regulator: MDTRERILQAAAEMIAEDVAARLSVRAVAARAGVSTGSLRFHFPTQRALQDSLLSRIYGHLLPDDPIRDQELPARERLLNCLRQVLAPLGVDEDARTAWGRMYRAFIEPEPTEQLRTAYLSHEREAEQRIEHWLTVLAEEGALPPGDHSRNTRFLLTVLNGLALERALPTGESVLTAETETLDAAVDHVLKTAPASQDRPIRR, translated from the coding sequence ATGGACACGCGCGAGAGAATCCTCCAGGCCGCGGCCGAGATGATCGCCGAGGACGTGGCAGCGAGGCTCAGCGTTCGAGCGGTCGCCGCGCGTGCGGGGGTGAGCACCGGCTCCCTGAGGTTCCACTTCCCCACCCAGCGCGCCCTACAGGACAGCCTGCTCTCACGAATCTACGGACACCTGCTGCCAGACGACCCGATTCGGGACCAGGAGCTGCCTGCTCGGGAGCGGCTGCTGAACTGCCTGCGGCAAGTCCTCGCGCCTCTCGGCGTCGACGAGGACGCCAGGACCGCGTGGGGCAGGATGTACCGGGCCTTTATCGAACCCGAGCCGACCGAACAGCTACGCACCGCGTACCTCAGCCACGAGCGGGAGGCGGAGCAGCGGATCGAACACTGGCTGACCGTGCTTGCCGAGGAAGGCGCACTGCCACCGGGAGATCACTCCCGGAACACCAGATTCCTGCTCACCGTCCTCAACGGGCTCGCACTCGAACGCGCCCTGCCCACCGGCGAATCCGTCCTCACCGCCGAGACCGAGACCCTCGATGCGGCTGTCGACCACGTCCTCAAGACCGCCCCGGCGTCACAGGACCGGCCGATTCGACGCTGA
- a CDS encoding alpha/beta hydrolase family protein has translation MSSAPTATDTQIVRTLDEVVGAGERVVSVAPVALDASGRAVPLEIRVSAPTAGEGLPVLLFSHGNGWSLDGYAPLAAFWASRGFVVVQPTHLDSRRNGIGFDDPVFGRIWTERYEDLERVLDQWDTVEAAVPGLAGRVDKGQVVVAGHSWGAQTAQMLLGVRTLDESGQPGKDYADPRVKAGVLLAATGLGGGELHPFAKEHFPFMNPSFAELATPTLVVAGDRDQSKMSSRGPDWFTDAYTYGPGATDLLTLFGAEHSLGGIPNWEAAETTDENPERVAVLQRLTTAYLRSALNPSDTSWNRAVSALAETGTAIGRIDSK, from the coding sequence ATGAGCAGCGCTCCCACAGCAACCGACACACAGATAGTGCGCACCCTGGACGAGGTCGTCGGCGCCGGTGAACGGGTCGTGTCCGTCGCGCCTGTCGCGCTGGACGCGTCCGGCCGTGCCGTTCCGCTTGAGATACGGGTCTCCGCGCCGACTGCCGGTGAGGGCCTGCCGGTGCTCCTCTTCTCCCACGGCAACGGCTGGTCGTTGGATGGATACGCTCCGCTGGCGGCTTTCTGGGCATCGCGGGGCTTCGTCGTGGTGCAGCCGACCCACCTCGATTCGCGGCGGAACGGCATCGGCTTCGACGACCCGGTGTTCGGGCGGATCTGGACCGAGAGGTACGAAGACCTGGAACGCGTTCTCGACCAGTGGGACACCGTCGAAGCGGCTGTACCGGGGCTGGCCGGGCGGGTGGACAAGGGGCAGGTCGTCGTCGCCGGACACTCCTGGGGCGCGCAGACGGCACAGATGCTGCTCGGTGTCCGCACCCTCGACGAGTCCGGGCAGCCCGGCAAGGACTACGCGGACCCGCGGGTCAAGGCCGGTGTGCTGTTGGCCGCGACCGGTCTCGGTGGCGGCGAACTGCACCCGTTCGCCAAGGAACACTTCCCTTTCATGAACCCGTCCTTCGCCGAACTGGCCACGCCGACGCTCGTGGTGGCCGGTGACCGCGACCAGTCCAAGATGTCCAGCCGCGGCCCGGACTGGTTCACCGACGCTTACACGTACGGCCCCGGAGCCACCGACCTGCTCACCCTGTTCGGTGCGGAGCACTCGCTGGGTGGCATCCCGAACTGGGAAGCCGCGGAAACCACGGACGAGAACCCGGAGCGCGTCGCTGTCCTCCAGCGCTTGACCACCGCCTATCTGCGCAGCGCGCTGAACCCGTCCGACACCAGCTGGAACAGGGCCGTCTCCGCCCTTGCCGAGACCGGAACGGCGATCGGCCGTATCGACAGCAAGTAA
- a CDS encoding glycosyltransferase family 2 protein, producing MKEQVKVGREESATKRTVDVVVLTMNDRDEAFRTAMSSVLAQQGVDLRVVIVGNGVESDYVPDGVQSVTLAVNTGIPEGRNIGAEALAVGDAEFVLFFDNDAVLPDPRTLNELIVEADRHRDAAYVQPRIADPATGETLGRWVPRLRTGDARRSGVVTVMAEGIVLVRRADYAAVGGWPGHFFLFHEGVDLAWRLWDLGRVGWYAGNIEVHHPATNPARHGPFYRMVARNRVWVARRRLPASLVPVYLATWVVISLWRFRSSGNLRVWFRGFAEGLRGGQGERRPMSWRTVWRLTRAGRPPIV from the coding sequence ATGAAGGAGCAGGTCAAGGTGGGTAGGGAAGAGTCCGCGACCAAGCGCACGGTCGACGTCGTCGTGCTCACCATGAATGACCGGGACGAGGCTTTCCGTACGGCGATGTCCTCGGTTCTCGCCCAGCAGGGTGTGGATCTGCGGGTCGTGATCGTCGGGAACGGTGTGGAGTCCGACTACGTTCCCGATGGTGTGCAGAGCGTCACGCTTGCTGTCAATACGGGGATTCCGGAGGGGCGCAACATTGGTGCGGAGGCGCTGGCCGTCGGTGACGCCGAGTTCGTGCTGTTCTTCGACAATGACGCGGTTCTTCCGGACCCGCGGACTCTCAACGAGCTGATCGTCGAGGCCGACCGGCACCGAGACGCGGCGTACGTCCAACCCAGGATCGCCGACCCCGCCACCGGCGAGACGCTGGGCCGGTGGGTTCCCCGGCTGCGGACCGGTGACGCCAGGCGCTCAGGGGTTGTCACCGTCATGGCGGAGGGGATCGTGCTCGTCCGCCGGGCGGATTACGCCGCTGTCGGCGGCTGGCCAGGGCATTTCTTCCTCTTTCACGAGGGGGTGGATCTCGCGTGGCGGCTGTGGGATCTCGGACGGGTCGGCTGGTACGCCGGGAACATCGAGGTGCACCACCCGGCGACGAACCCGGCGAGGCACGGACCGTTCTACCGCATGGTCGCCCGCAACAGGGTCTGGGTCGCGCGTCGTCGCCTGCCGGCCTCGCTGGTCCCGGTCTATCTGGCCACCTGGGTCGTGATCAGCCTCTGGCGTTTCCGTTCCTCCGGGAACCTGCGCGTCTGGTTCAGGGGCTTCGCCGAGGGGCTGCGCGGAGGACAGGGGGAGCGCCGTCCGATGTCATGGCGGACAGTGTGGCGGCTGACGCGCGCCGGCCGTCCTCCGATCGTCTGA
- a CDS encoding glycosyltransferase family 2 protein, producing MPLVSVVMPVYNSAVTLGAAVRSVLTQTHTDLELLVTDDKSSDGSMDLLMQFARQDKRVLPESAPERGGAGRARNRAIERARGDYIAFLDSDDMWLPEKTERQIAFAAETDTPLTFTSYHKMDAEYEGESTDFIPTGRVVQAREHVDYRAMLVQDHIGALTAMYDRTVLGSRLMPEMPKRQDYALWLSIMRDGVDARGLPEPLAVYRAHRAGSLSSNKLSLVPYNWSLYREHEGLSVPLATRALAGAAWHSLRKSRI from the coding sequence GTGCCCCTGGTATCTGTTGTGATGCCCGTGTACAACTCGGCCGTCACTCTTGGCGCCGCGGTCCGGTCGGTGCTGACGCAGACCCACACAGACCTGGAACTCCTCGTCACCGATGACAAATCGTCCGACGGGTCGATGGATCTGCTCATGCAATTCGCCCGGCAGGACAAGCGTGTTCTGCCGGAATCGGCGCCCGAACGGGGCGGCGCAGGCCGGGCACGCAATCGTGCCATCGAACGGGCCAGGGGCGACTACATTGCTTTTCTTGACAGCGACGACATGTGGCTCCCGGAGAAGACCGAGCGGCAAATCGCATTCGCCGCGGAGACGGACACCCCTCTGACGTTCACCTCCTACCACAAGATGGACGCCGAATACGAAGGTGAGAGCACCGATTTCATTCCGACCGGGCGCGTGGTCCAGGCGCGGGAGCACGTGGACTATCGCGCCATGTTGGTTCAGGATCACATCGGTGCGCTCACCGCCATGTATGACCGCACCGTCCTCGGCTCAAGGCTGATGCCGGAAATGCCTAAGCGCCAGGACTACGCTCTGTGGCTTTCGATCATGCGTGACGGCGTGGACGCCCGGGGCCTTCCAGAGCCGCTGGCGGTGTACAGGGCTCACCGCGCGGGATCACTCTCCTCCAACAAACTGAGCCTCGTCCCGTACAACTGGTCGCTGTACCGCGAGCACGAGGGGCTGTCGGTCCCCCTGGCGACGCGGGCATTGGCCGGCGCCGCGTGGCACTCGCTGCGCAAGTCGCGGATCTAG
- a CDS encoding esterase/lipase family protein, with the protein MSNSVVSFWGSLPGSESASAQASPWDTEWELRGGTAWIFYSSSDQSAVRRPVILADGFAPGPSNGQQLFAGLENGDYPFISTLRDNGFDVVLMGFADRSASILDNAEVAIECVRRTIADREGNAPLTVGGFSMGGLVTRYALAKMEWHREQHETATYLSYDTPHRGAWLPLGVQVFAHFVREHWGSANPLLSMYSDLINSPAARQMLRWHMETGADATLDVGAGQDQERTEFLTALERVGGWPQIPRLLGVANGTGTGVGNGIPADDTAMATEGPELSGRLHAQGSGSQTVARMAKADQNPVEIRTTGFPELDGAPGGLFPKAPLLGDAANFGMAAMLADIVNKQSSELTHNTSTFVPTVSAVASADIDDHAALYGKVDPESSSLHDFLCATANEGHTVMTTELGEWILARLQEA; encoded by the coding sequence ATGTCCAACTCTGTCGTCAGTTTTTGGGGTTCCCTTCCGGGGTCTGAGTCCGCGTCCGCGCAAGCGTCTCCCTGGGACACGGAGTGGGAACTCCGCGGCGGTACCGCCTGGATCTTCTACAGCTCGTCCGACCAGAGTGCCGTCAGGCGGCCGGTGATCCTCGCCGACGGTTTCGCCCCGGGACCGAGCAACGGCCAGCAGCTTTTCGCGGGCCTGGAGAACGGGGACTACCCGTTCATCTCCACGCTGCGCGACAACGGCTTCGACGTCGTGCTGATGGGCTTCGCCGACCGATCCGCGTCCATCCTCGACAACGCCGAGGTGGCGATCGAGTGTGTCAGGCGGACGATCGCCGACCGCGAAGGCAACGCCCCGCTGACGGTGGGCGGATTCAGCATGGGAGGGCTGGTCACCCGCTACGCCCTGGCCAAGATGGAATGGCACAGGGAGCAGCACGAGACCGCCACCTACCTCTCCTACGACACCCCGCACCGCGGGGCGTGGCTGCCGCTGGGGGTCCAGGTGTTCGCGCACTTCGTCAGGGAGCACTGGGGCAGCGCCAACCCGCTCCTCAGCATGTACTCCGACCTGATCAACAGCCCGGCCGCCCGCCAGATGCTGCGCTGGCACATGGAAACCGGTGCCGATGCCACCCTCGATGTCGGTGCCGGCCAGGACCAGGAGCGGACCGAGTTCCTGACGGCCCTTGAGCGAGTAGGCGGCTGGCCTCAGATTCCCCGCCTGCTCGGTGTCGCCAATGGAACGGGCACCGGCGTGGGCAACGGCATCCCCGCCGACGACACGGCGATGGCCACCGAGGGCCCTGAGCTGTCCGGTCGGCTTCACGCCCAGGGCAGCGGATCGCAGACCGTCGCTCGGATGGCCAAGGCGGACCAGAATCCGGTGGAGATCCGCACCACCGGCTTCCCCGAACTCGACGGTGCTCCGGGCGGTCTCTTCCCGAAGGCCCCGCTCCTGGGAGACGCGGCCAATTTCGGCATGGCCGCCATGCTGGCCGACATCGTCAACAAGCAGTCGTCCGAACTCACCCACAACACCTCGACGTTCGTCCCCACCGTCAGCGCCGTGGCGTCGGCCGACATCGACGACCACGCCGCCCTGTACGGCAAGGTCGACCCCGAAAGCAGTAGCCTCCACGACTTCCTCTGCGCCACCGCCAACGAAGGACACACCGTCATGACGACGGAACTCGGTGAGTGGATCCTGGCCAGGCTCCAAGAGGCGTAG
- a CDS encoding DinB family protein, protein MADVIVHDPVTRDLLAIFENVRFRLFKRLEELTDAEYRWEPVSDCVSIRPGDDGVFRVAELIPESSPGEPDPFTTIAWRVWHIGSLCLRGYVIHFFDDVPELGDRHEWPGTAKEGVQALAEDWEHFISRIEALGDKRLVAPIGVGPGGWADETYLKLALHALKEVTHHGGEIGLLRDLYLRQGV, encoded by the coding sequence GTGGCTGACGTGATCGTGCACGACCCTGTCACGCGCGACCTTCTCGCGATCTTCGAAAACGTGCGATTCCGGCTGTTCAAGCGCCTGGAGGAGTTGACCGACGCCGAGTACCGCTGGGAGCCGGTCAGCGACTGCGTCAGCATCCGCCCCGGCGACGACGGTGTCTTCCGCGTCGCGGAGCTGATTCCGGAATCGAGTCCGGGGGAACCGGACCCCTTCACGACGATCGCCTGGCGCGTCTGGCACATCGGCAGCCTCTGCCTGCGCGGCTATGTGATCCACTTCTTCGATGACGTTCCCGAGCTCGGTGACCGCCACGAGTGGCCGGGAACGGCGAAGGAGGGCGTCCAGGCGCTGGCCGAGGACTGGGAGCACTTCATCTCCCGTATCGAGGCCCTCGGCGACAAGCGCCTCGTGGCGCCGATAGGCGTGGGCCCAGGCGGTTGGGCCGATGAGACGTATCTGAAGCTCGCGCTGCACGCTCTGAAAGAGGTCACACATCACGGCGGCGAGATCGGCCTGCTGCGTGACCTGTATCTGCGTCAAGGCGTCTGA
- a CDS encoding RDD family protein yields MSYPQNPPPPSEGRPGYPSPQQMDGAPYPPAHSPYTLRHHPYAGWLRRAGALLMDVLINFGPLWLLTGIGSEVDDRSPGDSGEIPSAILSWVGCTAMIAALVVQLIREGRTGQTVGKSVLGIRAVRDSDGLMPGVGLALLRRLCQYLNFVVFGLGWWWALWDKKKQTFADKIANVVVVIAVHAGPACRPADGDQ; encoded by the coding sequence ATGAGCTACCCGCAGAACCCACCCCCGCCGTCAGAAGGGCGGCCCGGCTACCCGTCACCGCAGCAGATGGACGGGGCCCCGTATCCGCCGGCCCACTCTCCGTACACCCTGCGGCACCATCCATACGCCGGGTGGCTGCGGCGGGCGGGCGCTTTGCTCATGGACGTCTTGATCAACTTTGGGCCGCTGTGGCTGCTGACGGGTATCGGCAGTGAGGTCGACGACAGAAGCCCTGGTGACAGTGGCGAGATCCCTTCGGCCATCTTGAGCTGGGTGGGCTGCACCGCCATGATCGCCGCGCTGGTCGTGCAGCTGATCCGTGAAGGCCGGACCGGGCAGACCGTGGGCAAGAGCGTCCTCGGCATCCGGGCCGTGCGCGACAGCGACGGCCTCATGCCCGGTGTCGGCCTGGCTCTCCTCCGTCGGCTTTGCCAGTATCTCAACTTCGTGGTGTTCGGGCTGGGCTGGTGGTGGGCCCTCTGGGACAAAAAGAAGCAGACGTTCGCCGACAAGATCGCCAATGTTGTCGTCGTCATCGCAGTCCACGCCGGACCGGCGTGCCGGCCTGCCGACGGCGACCAGTGA